Proteins encoded within one genomic window of Formosa agariphila KMM 3901:
- the meaB gene encoding methylmalonyl Co-A mutase-associated GTPase MeaB, whose protein sequence is MKVYKRKNRLSAQEYIDGVLSGSRVILSRAITIIESNLESDKVIAKEIIQAILPHSGKSIRIGITGVPGVGKSTFIEAFGKHLTQLGHKVAILSIDPSSQRSKGSILGDKTRMEELSNNENAYIRPSSTGDTLGGVANKTGETMLLCEASGYDVILVETVGVGQSETAVHGMTDFFLLLMLAGAGDELQGIKKGIMEMANMVVINKADGDNIKKSEMARLQYQNALHIFPQPESGWTPVVTKASSTKNTGIDTVWEQVLKYKALIDQNGYFLENRNQQNIKWMYNNINEELKHLFYGSPEIKSKLSALEHDVVSSHISPVKAAQSIMESFKKISKKI, encoded by the coding sequence ATGAAGGTATATAAACGTAAAAACAGATTATCCGCCCAAGAATATATAGACGGTGTATTAAGTGGAAGTCGCGTTATACTTTCACGTGCCATTACCATAATCGAAAGTAATTTAGAAAGTGACAAAGTCATTGCTAAAGAAATTATTCAGGCTATTTTACCGCACTCTGGAAAATCCATCCGCATTGGTATTACAGGCGTTCCTGGCGTTGGAAAAAGCACCTTTATAGAAGCTTTTGGTAAGCACTTAACTCAGTTAGGCCATAAAGTGGCCATTTTATCTATCGACCCGAGTAGTCAGCGTTCCAAAGGAAGTATTTTGGGCGATAAAACGCGTATGGAAGAACTCAGCAATAACGAGAATGCTTACATCCGTCCGTCCTCTACAGGAGACACCCTTGGTGGTGTAGCCAATAAAACAGGAGAAACCATGCTCCTTTGCGAAGCTTCTGGCTACGATGTTATTTTAGTTGAAACCGTTGGTGTAGGCCAATCGGAAACAGCAGTTCATGGCATGACCGATTTCTTTCTTTTATTAATGCTCGCAGGCGCAGGAGACGAACTTCAAGGCATTAAAAAAGGAATCATGGAAATGGCCAATATGGTAGTAATTAATAAAGCCGATGGCGATAACATTAAAAAAAGTGAAATGGCACGTTTGCAATATCAAAATGCCTTACATATTTTTCCGCAACCAGAATCAGGTTGGACTCCCGTAGTTACCAAAGCCTCTTCAACCAAAAACACAGGAATAGATACCGTTTGGGAACAGGTTTTAAAATACAAGGCACTTATAGACCAAAATGGTTATTTCCTCGAAAATAGAAATCAACAAAACATAAAGTGGATGTATAACAACATCAACGAAGAATTAAAACACCTGTTTTACGGTTCGCCAGAAATTAAAAGCAAGCTTTCCGCATTAGAGCATGATGTTGTATCTTCACACATATCACCCGTAAAAGCGGCTCAATCTATTATGGAGTCTTTTAAAAAGATAAGTAAAAAAATCTAA